In one Thunnus maccoyii chromosome 12, fThuMac1.1, whole genome shotgun sequence genomic region, the following are encoded:
- the gigyf2 gene encoding GRB10-interacting GYF protein 2 isoform X3 codes for MAETQTLNFGPEWLRALSGGGGSGGSGGGGSSGTVASPPLSPALPKYKLADYRYGREEMLALYVKDNKIPIDLHDKEFLPILQEEPLLPLALVSFTEEEQRNFSMSVNSAAVLRLTGRGGGPIVGAPRGRSTSRGRGRGRGDGGFYQRSFDDVEGFGRGGREMHRSQSWEERGDRRFEKPGRKDPVGLDGAPGHFQMNHIRSNYEDGVTGLPRKHDFTRSESENWRTSRDDQNDGPRSAGWREHPDQRRRFPFDAREDERGYRRPRSGSGSLEDERDSLPEWCLEDADEEAGTFDSSGAFLSLKKASKEPILEEAELDFRPLEECEEGLEEEDSQPKETKETETEAKREVDRKEFARVSEEAPPVAPSISEPQAPPKSLSPSQPSRTEESERPAERQPPLELPAEPCKVPLHVPMSNSMLESLPMTHISTTLAEVSVPSSTVQLPQQKPVEVPVAMNNPLPFPSSIMAPISRPTTVPHDTDEDEGLKHFEQEAEKMVAYLQDGVADDDRLVAKTSEKPKPAGLPLTHEAALKWFYKDPQGEIQGPFSNQEMTEWFQAGYFTMSLLVKRGCDEVFQPLGEIMKIWGRVPFTPGPAPPPLQGDGDQERLKRQQELTALNLYQLQQLQYQYLLRQQYAQALAQQKAAALSSAPLQQQQQHQQQINLLLQQYQALKLRASESLLPPVTRSLSVPDSGSVWEMQNPSSQASCTPNLQQAAPSTWDGSSVWDLPIDSMAQAPTIEQMQQLEKSRSAKLELERREAEMRAKREEEERKRLEEALRARQEEERKRLEEEELARQKQEEALRRQREQEEAQRRQKEEEERLAQEEALRRLEERRREEEERKRREEFLRKQEEERRKQEELEALRRREEEKRVEEEAAAAAAAAVLAQQQEEQKRREQEAQRQQELQRQRQQQQEALRRLQQQQQQQQQLAQMKLPSSSKWGQQSSNALSQTQNALSLAEIQKLEEERERQTREEQRRQQQELLKLQQQQALQQAQQPQAKLSGWGNVAKQPVITKSLLEIQREEAQQMKQRKEQPQQPQPQQQPHPIVTQQTRTQNRTVRDRYDAGSVSTSLSNSVWGSVNTSTCSNWGSDPSSIWGDTHNSNMGFWDEAVKEAVQQPPQPRKSNAQKNNKGNANLSNSLSGRANKKVEEEEKLLKLFQGVNKSQQDTFMQWCEQTLHTLNTANNLDVPTFASFLKEVDSPYEVHDYVRAYLGDTPEAKDFAKQFLERRAKQNANQQKPTPQNQQQALKQQQDSVWGGTGSSSLYQSNHTSGQQQRFETVTSGKKKKKQKMVRADPSLLGFSVNASSERLNMGEIETLEDF; via the exons ATGGCCGAAACCCAGACACTTAACTTTGGACCAGAATG gcTCCGTGCCCTGTCTGGAGGTGGAGGCAGTGGTGGTAGCGGTGGTGGCGGAAGCAGCGGCACTGTTGCCTCTCCACCCCTCTCACCTGCATTGCCAAAGTATAAACTCGCAGACTATCGCTACGGGAGAGAAGAAATGTTAGCACTTTATGTAAAGGATAACAAG ATCCCTATAGACTTACACGATAAGGAGTTCTTGCCCATATTGCAAGAGGAGCCCTTGCTGCCTCTGGCACTTGTGTCTTTTACAGAGGAAGAACAG AGAAATTTTTCCATGTCTGTAAACAGTGCGGCTGTACTTCGGCTGACAGGGCGAGGAGGCGGTCCAATAGTAGGGGCACCAAGAGGCCGAAGTACCTCAAGGGGTAGAG GCCGGggaagaggagatggagggttTTACCAAagaagttttgatgatgtggaagGGTTTGGCcgtggagggagggagatgcATCGCTCCCAGAGCTGGGAAGAAAG gGGAGATAGAAGGTTTGAAAAGCCAGGTCGAAAAGACCCAG TAGGCCTAGATGGTGCTCCGGGACATTTTCAGATGAATCACA TTCGAAGCAACTACGAGGACGGTGTAACGGGCCTACCGAGGAAGCACGACTTCACGCGTTCAGAGAGTGAGAACTGGCGTACGTCTCGTGATGATCAGAACG ATGGGCCGCGGTCAGCAGGGTGGCGGGAACACCCAGATCAGCGTCGCCGTTTCCCATTTGATGCAAGAGAAGACGAGCGTGGCTACAGGAGGCCACGGTCAGGCAGCGGCAGTCTGGAGGACGAGAGGGACAGCCTGCCAGAGTGGTGTCTGGAGGACGCAGACGAGGAGGCTGGCACCTTCGACTCCTCAGGGGCCTTTCTCTCACTGAAG AAAGCCTCCAAGGAGCCCATCCTGGAGGAGGCGGAGCTTGATTTCAGACCCTTGGAAGAGTGTGAAGAGGGtctggaggaggaagacagtCAGCCCAAGGagaccaaagagacagaaacagaagccAAGAGAGAAGTCGACAGAAAAG AGTTTGCTAGAGTGTCAGAGGAGGCTCCACCTGTTGCTCCTTCAATCTCAGAGCCCCAGGCTCCTCCCAAGTCTCTGTCCCCAAGCCAGCCCAGCAGAACAGAAGAGTCTGAGAGGCCAGCTGAACGGCAACCACCCCTGGAGCTACCAGCAGAGCCCTGCAAAGTCCCCCTGCACGTCCCCATGTCTAACAGCATGCTGGAGTCCCTTCCCATGACCCACATTTCTACCACCCTTGCAG AAGTGTCTGTTCCATCGTCCACCGTCCAGTTACCACAGCAGAAGCCTGTGGAGGTTCCTGTGGCGATGAACAACCCCCTGCCCTTCCCTTCAAGTATAATGGCACCCATAAGCAGGCCCACCACTGTGCCACACGACACAGATGAAGATGAGGGGCTGAAACATTTTGAGCAG GAGGCAGAAAAGATGGTAGCATACCTACAAGATGGTGTGGCAGATGATGACAGACTTGTGGCAAAGACTTCAGAGAAGCCCAAACCTGCAGGCCTGCCGCTCACCCATGAGGCTGCTCTCAAGTGGTTCTACAAAGACCCCCAAGGGGAGATACAAG gTCCATTCAGTAACCAGGAGATGACTGAGTGGTTCCAGGCAGGTTACTTCACAATGTCTCTCTTAGTCAAAAGAGGGTGTGACGAAGTTTTTCAACCCTTGGGAGAGATCATGAAGATATGGGGGAGGGTACCATTCACTCCAGGCCCCGCACCTCCACCTCTACAG GGTGATGGTGATCAAGAAAGGTTGAAGAGGCAGCAGGAGCTCACTGCTCTCAACCTTTACCAGTTACAGCAGCTCCAATATCAATACCTCCTCAG GCAGCAGTATGCTCAGGCTCTGGCCCAGCAGAAAGCTGCAGCCCTCAGCTCAGCTCCTcttcagcagcaacagcaacatcaacagCAGATCAACCTGCTTCTACAGCAATACCAGGCTCTCAAGCTAAG AGCATCGGAGAGCCTTCTACCTCCTGTTACACGTTCCCTGTCTGTACCAGACTCTGGTTCTGTGTGGGAAATGCAGAACCCGTCCTCTCAGGCTTCCTGCACACCAAACCTCCAGCAAGCTGCTCCGAGCA CGTGGGATGGTAGCAGTGTATGGGATTTACCAATAGACTCCATGGCACAGGCTCCAACTATTGAACAGATGCAACAGTTAGAGAAGTCAAGGTCTGCGAAG TTGGAGCTGGAGAGGCGTGAGGCAGAAATGAGAGCcaaaagggaggaagaggagaggaaacggCTGGAGGAGGCCCTTAGGGCTCGACAGGAGGAGGAACGTAAACGCTTGGAAGAAGAGGAGCTGGCACGACAAAAACAG GAGGAGGCATTGAGACGACAGAGAGAGCAAGAAGAGGCGCAACGCAggcaaaaagaagaagaggagagactAGCACAGGAGGAGGCTCTCCGCAGATTagaggagagacggagagaagaggaggagagaaagcgaCGAGAAGAGTTCCTTCGCAAACAG GAAGAGGAGCGCAGAAAGCAGGAGGAACTTGAAGCATTAAGGAGGCGTGAGGAGGAGAAGCGAGTGGAGGAAgaggcagcagctgctgcagcagcagctgttctgGCCCAGCAACaagaggagcagaagaggagagagcaggaggCCCAAAGACAGCAggagctgcagagacagaggcagCAGCAACAAGAGGCTCTCAGGCGActtcaacaacagcaacagcagcagcagcagcttgcacAAATGAAG CTTCCATCGTCGTCAAAGTGGGGCCAGCAGTCAAGCAACGCACTCAGCCAGACTCAGAACGCCCTGTCACTGGCCGAGATCCAGAAACTGGAAGAGGAGCGAGAACGACAGACGCGGGAAGAG CAGCGACGTCAACAGCAGGAGCTcctgaagctgcagcagcaacaggccCTGCAACAGGCTCAGCAGCCGCAGGCCAAGCTGTCCGGTTGGGGAAATGTGGCCAAACAGCCAGTTATTACCAAGTCACTGCTGGAGATTCAGAGGGAGGAAGCCCAGCAGATGAAACAGAGGAAGGAGCAACCGCAGCAGCcgcagccacagcagcagccacaCCCAATTGTTACCCAGCAGACCCGCACGCAGAACAGAACTGTACGTGACCGATATGATGCTGGAAGTGTCTCG acatCTCTGAGCAACTCCGTGTGGGGGTCTGTTAACACTAGCACCTGCTCTAATTGGGGCTCGGACCCCAGCAGCATCTGGGGCGACACCCACAACTCTAATATGGGCTTCTGGGATGAGGCTGTGAAGGAGGCCGTCCAGCAACCTCCCCAACCCAGAAAAAGCAATgctcagaaaaacaacaagggCAATGCCAACCTCAG TAACTCTTTGAGTGGGCGAGCCAACAAGAaggtagaagaggaggagaagctgcTTAAGTTGTTCCAAGGGGTCAATAAGAGCCAGCAGGACACCTTCATGCAGTGGTGTGAGCAAACCCTGCACACGCTCAACACAGCCAACAATCTGGATG TTCCGACGTTTGCATCTTTCCTGAAAGAAGTGGACTCTCCATACGAGGTGCACGATTATGTCAGGGCCTACCTGGGGGACACTCCCGAGGCCAAGGACTTTGCCAAGCAGTTCCTGGAACGTCGTGCCAAACAGAACGCTAACCAACAGAAACCGACACCGCAGAACCAACAGCAAGCcctcaaacagcagcag GATTCTGTATGGGGTGGAACAGGATCTTCATCGCTCTACCAGTCCAACCATACAAGTGGCCAGCAGCAGCGCTTTGAAACTGTCACCtcagggaagaagaaaaagaagcagaagatgGTCCGCGCAGACCCCAGCCTTTTAG gtttttctgtgaatGCGTCATCTGAGAGATTGAATATGGGAGAGATTGAGACTTTGGAGGACTTTTAA
- the gigyf2 gene encoding GRB10-interacting GYF protein 2 isoform X4: MAETQTLNFGPEWLRALSGGGGSGGSGGGGSSGTVASPPLSPALPKYKLADYRYGREEMLALYVKDNKIPIDLHDKEFLPILQEEPLLPLALVSFTEEEQRNFSMSVNSAAVLRLTGRGGGPIVGAPRGRSTSRGRGRGRGDGGFYQRSFDDVEGFGRGGREMHRSQSWEERGDRRFEKPGRKDPVGLDGAPGHFQMNHIRSNYEDGVTGLPRKHDFTRSESENWRTSRDDQNDGPRSAGWREHPDQRRRFPFDAREDERGYRRPRSGSGSLEDERDSLPEWCLEDADEEAGTFDSSGAFLSLKKASKEPILEEAELDFRPLEECEEGLEEEDSQPKETKETETEAKREVDRKEFARVSEEAPPVAPSISEPQAPPKSLSPSQPSRTEESERPAERQPPLELPAEPCKVPLHVPMSNSMLESLPMTHISTTLAEVSVPSSTVQLPQQKPVEVPVAMNNPLPFPSSIMAPISRPTTVPHDTDEDEGLKHFEQEAEKMVAYLQDGVADDDRLVAKTSEKPKPAGLPLTHEAALKWFYKDPQGEIQGPFSNQEMTEWFQAGYFTMSLLVKRGCDEVFQPLGEIMKIWGRVPFTPGPAPPPLQGDGDQERLKRQQELTALNLYQLQQLQYQYLLRQQYAQALAQQKAAALSSAPLQQQQQHQQQINLLLQQYQALKLRASESLLPPVTRSLSVPDSGSVWEMQNPSSQASCTPNLQQAAPSTWDGSSVWDLPIDSMAQAPTIEQMQQLEKSRSAKLELERREAEMRAKREEEERKRLEEALRARQEEERKRLEEEELARQKQEEALRRQREQEEAQRRQKEEEERLAQEEALRRLEERRREEEERKRREEFLRKQEEERRKQEELEALRRREEEKRVEEEAAAAAAAAVLAQQQEEQKRREQEAQRQQELQRQRQQQQEALRRLQQQQQQQQQLAQMKLPSSSKWGQQSSNALSQTQNALSLAEIQKLEEERERQTREEQRRQQQELLKLQQQQALQQAQQPQAKLSGWGNVAKQPVITKSLLEIQREEAQQMKQRKEQPQQPQPQQQPHPIVTQQTRTQNRTTSLSNSVWGSVNTSTCSNWGSDPSSIWGDTHNSNMGFWDEAVKEAVQQPPQPRKSNAQKNNKGNANLSNSLSGRANKKVEEEEKLLKLFQGVNKSQQDTFMQWCEQTLHTLNTANNLDVPTFASFLKEVDSPYEVHDYVRAYLGDTPEAKDFAKQFLERRAKQNANQQKPTPQNQQQALKQQQDSVWGGTGSSSLYQSNHTSGQQQRFETVTSGKKKKKQKMVRADPSLLGFSVNASSERLNMGEIETLEDF; this comes from the exons ATGGCCGAAACCCAGACACTTAACTTTGGACCAGAATG gcTCCGTGCCCTGTCTGGAGGTGGAGGCAGTGGTGGTAGCGGTGGTGGCGGAAGCAGCGGCACTGTTGCCTCTCCACCCCTCTCACCTGCATTGCCAAAGTATAAACTCGCAGACTATCGCTACGGGAGAGAAGAAATGTTAGCACTTTATGTAAAGGATAACAAG ATCCCTATAGACTTACACGATAAGGAGTTCTTGCCCATATTGCAAGAGGAGCCCTTGCTGCCTCTGGCACTTGTGTCTTTTACAGAGGAAGAACAG AGAAATTTTTCCATGTCTGTAAACAGTGCGGCTGTACTTCGGCTGACAGGGCGAGGAGGCGGTCCAATAGTAGGGGCACCAAGAGGCCGAAGTACCTCAAGGGGTAGAG GCCGGggaagaggagatggagggttTTACCAAagaagttttgatgatgtggaagGGTTTGGCcgtggagggagggagatgcATCGCTCCCAGAGCTGGGAAGAAAG gGGAGATAGAAGGTTTGAAAAGCCAGGTCGAAAAGACCCAG TAGGCCTAGATGGTGCTCCGGGACATTTTCAGATGAATCACA TTCGAAGCAACTACGAGGACGGTGTAACGGGCCTACCGAGGAAGCACGACTTCACGCGTTCAGAGAGTGAGAACTGGCGTACGTCTCGTGATGATCAGAACG ATGGGCCGCGGTCAGCAGGGTGGCGGGAACACCCAGATCAGCGTCGCCGTTTCCCATTTGATGCAAGAGAAGACGAGCGTGGCTACAGGAGGCCACGGTCAGGCAGCGGCAGTCTGGAGGACGAGAGGGACAGCCTGCCAGAGTGGTGTCTGGAGGACGCAGACGAGGAGGCTGGCACCTTCGACTCCTCAGGGGCCTTTCTCTCACTGAAG AAAGCCTCCAAGGAGCCCATCCTGGAGGAGGCGGAGCTTGATTTCAGACCCTTGGAAGAGTGTGAAGAGGGtctggaggaggaagacagtCAGCCCAAGGagaccaaagagacagaaacagaagccAAGAGAGAAGTCGACAGAAAAG AGTTTGCTAGAGTGTCAGAGGAGGCTCCACCTGTTGCTCCTTCAATCTCAGAGCCCCAGGCTCCTCCCAAGTCTCTGTCCCCAAGCCAGCCCAGCAGAACAGAAGAGTCTGAGAGGCCAGCTGAACGGCAACCACCCCTGGAGCTACCAGCAGAGCCCTGCAAAGTCCCCCTGCACGTCCCCATGTCTAACAGCATGCTGGAGTCCCTTCCCATGACCCACATTTCTACCACCCTTGCAG AAGTGTCTGTTCCATCGTCCACCGTCCAGTTACCACAGCAGAAGCCTGTGGAGGTTCCTGTGGCGATGAACAACCCCCTGCCCTTCCCTTCAAGTATAATGGCACCCATAAGCAGGCCCACCACTGTGCCACACGACACAGATGAAGATGAGGGGCTGAAACATTTTGAGCAG GAGGCAGAAAAGATGGTAGCATACCTACAAGATGGTGTGGCAGATGATGACAGACTTGTGGCAAAGACTTCAGAGAAGCCCAAACCTGCAGGCCTGCCGCTCACCCATGAGGCTGCTCTCAAGTGGTTCTACAAAGACCCCCAAGGGGAGATACAAG gTCCATTCAGTAACCAGGAGATGACTGAGTGGTTCCAGGCAGGTTACTTCACAATGTCTCTCTTAGTCAAAAGAGGGTGTGACGAAGTTTTTCAACCCTTGGGAGAGATCATGAAGATATGGGGGAGGGTACCATTCACTCCAGGCCCCGCACCTCCACCTCTACAG GGTGATGGTGATCAAGAAAGGTTGAAGAGGCAGCAGGAGCTCACTGCTCTCAACCTTTACCAGTTACAGCAGCTCCAATATCAATACCTCCTCAG GCAGCAGTATGCTCAGGCTCTGGCCCAGCAGAAAGCTGCAGCCCTCAGCTCAGCTCCTcttcagcagcaacagcaacatcaacagCAGATCAACCTGCTTCTACAGCAATACCAGGCTCTCAAGCTAAG AGCATCGGAGAGCCTTCTACCTCCTGTTACACGTTCCCTGTCTGTACCAGACTCTGGTTCTGTGTGGGAAATGCAGAACCCGTCCTCTCAGGCTTCCTGCACACCAAACCTCCAGCAAGCTGCTCCGAGCA CGTGGGATGGTAGCAGTGTATGGGATTTACCAATAGACTCCATGGCACAGGCTCCAACTATTGAACAGATGCAACAGTTAGAGAAGTCAAGGTCTGCGAAG TTGGAGCTGGAGAGGCGTGAGGCAGAAATGAGAGCcaaaagggaggaagaggagaggaaacggCTGGAGGAGGCCCTTAGGGCTCGACAGGAGGAGGAACGTAAACGCTTGGAAGAAGAGGAGCTGGCACGACAAAAACAG GAGGAGGCATTGAGACGACAGAGAGAGCAAGAAGAGGCGCAACGCAggcaaaaagaagaagaggagagactAGCACAGGAGGAGGCTCTCCGCAGATTagaggagagacggagagaagaggaggagagaaagcgaCGAGAAGAGTTCCTTCGCAAACAG GAAGAGGAGCGCAGAAAGCAGGAGGAACTTGAAGCATTAAGGAGGCGTGAGGAGGAGAAGCGAGTGGAGGAAgaggcagcagctgctgcagcagcagctgttctgGCCCAGCAACaagaggagcagaagaggagagagcaggaggCCCAAAGACAGCAggagctgcagagacagaggcagCAGCAACAAGAGGCTCTCAGGCGActtcaacaacagcaacagcagcagcagcagcttgcacAAATGAAG CTTCCATCGTCGTCAAAGTGGGGCCAGCAGTCAAGCAACGCACTCAGCCAGACTCAGAACGCCCTGTCACTGGCCGAGATCCAGAAACTGGAAGAGGAGCGAGAACGACAGACGCGGGAAGAG CAGCGACGTCAACAGCAGGAGCTcctgaagctgcagcagcaacaggccCTGCAACAGGCTCAGCAGCCGCAGGCCAAGCTGTCCGGTTGGGGAAATGTGGCCAAACAGCCAGTTATTACCAAGTCACTGCTGGAGATTCAGAGGGAGGAAGCCCAGCAGATGAAACAGAGGAAGGAGCAACCGCAGCAGCcgcagccacagcagcagccacaCCCAATTGTTACCCAGCAGACCCGCACGCAGAACAGAACT acatCTCTGAGCAACTCCGTGTGGGGGTCTGTTAACACTAGCACCTGCTCTAATTGGGGCTCGGACCCCAGCAGCATCTGGGGCGACACCCACAACTCTAATATGGGCTTCTGGGATGAGGCTGTGAAGGAGGCCGTCCAGCAACCTCCCCAACCCAGAAAAAGCAATgctcagaaaaacaacaagggCAATGCCAACCTCAG TAACTCTTTGAGTGGGCGAGCCAACAAGAaggtagaagaggaggagaagctgcTTAAGTTGTTCCAAGGGGTCAATAAGAGCCAGCAGGACACCTTCATGCAGTGGTGTGAGCAAACCCTGCACACGCTCAACACAGCCAACAATCTGGATG TTCCGACGTTTGCATCTTTCCTGAAAGAAGTGGACTCTCCATACGAGGTGCACGATTATGTCAGGGCCTACCTGGGGGACACTCCCGAGGCCAAGGACTTTGCCAAGCAGTTCCTGGAACGTCGTGCCAAACAGAACGCTAACCAACAGAAACCGACACCGCAGAACCAACAGCAAGCcctcaaacagcagcag GATTCTGTATGGGGTGGAACAGGATCTTCATCGCTCTACCAGTCCAACCATACAAGTGGCCAGCAGCAGCGCTTTGAAACTGTCACCtcagggaagaagaaaaagaagcagaagatgGTCCGCGCAGACCCCAGCCTTTTAG gtttttctgtgaatGCGTCATCTGAGAGATTGAATATGGGAGAGATTGAGACTTTGGAGGACTTTTAA